From Streptomyces mirabilis, a single genomic window includes:
- a CDS encoding PLP-dependent cysteine synthase family protein → MNFSLLHLPLEANAPLPVIARRPAQLVGNTPVLWIDEPFAPLGRGFYAKLEGANPGGIKDRPGLHMVREARRRGELTPGAPIVESSSGTLGLGLALAGLTYGHPVTVVSDPGMEPSMVRLLTALGAHVEHVAAPHPEGGWQQSRRERVAELLAGIPDAYCPDQYHNPDNVAAYRPLATELIAQLGRVDVLVAAVGTGGHSAGTASVLRESFPGLTLIGVDAISSAIFGQPAGPRLMRGLGSSIHPANVDYGAFAEVHWVAPAEAVWACRQLARRHYASGGWSVGAVALVAGWVARTFSDGTRVAAIFPDGPHRYLETVYNDAWCDEHGLLGQEPPLEPDEIAEPDECVVTGWTRCNKVRDPLGRTPAADRSEAGVR, encoded by the coding sequence ATGAACTTCTCCCTGCTCCACCTTCCCCTCGAGGCGAATGCCCCTCTGCCCGTGATCGCCCGTCGTCCCGCTCAGCTCGTGGGCAACACCCCGGTCCTGTGGATTGACGAACCCTTCGCGCCGCTGGGCCGCGGCTTCTACGCCAAGCTGGAGGGGGCCAACCCCGGCGGCATCAAGGACCGCCCGGGTCTGCACATGGTCCGTGAGGCCCGGCGCCGCGGAGAACTCACACCCGGCGCGCCGATCGTCGAGTCCTCCAGCGGTACCCTCGGGCTGGGCCTCGCCCTGGCCGGACTGACGTATGGCCATCCGGTCACCGTCGTCTCCGACCCCGGCATGGAACCGTCCATGGTCCGGCTGCTCACCGCCCTCGGCGCGCACGTCGAACACGTCGCCGCCCCGCACCCCGAGGGCGGCTGGCAGCAGTCCCGGCGCGAGCGCGTCGCCGAGCTGCTGGCCGGCATCCCGGACGCCTACTGCCCGGACCAGTACCACAACCCCGACAACGTGGCGGCCTACCGGCCCCTGGCCACGGAACTCATCGCCCAGCTCGGACGCGTCGACGTCCTGGTGGCCGCGGTCGGCACAGGAGGACACTCCGCCGGCACCGCCTCGGTCCTCCGTGAGTCCTTCCCCGGCCTGACCCTGATCGGCGTCGACGCGATCAGCTCGGCGATCTTCGGGCAGCCCGCCGGCCCCAGGCTGATGCGCGGCCTGGGCTCCAGCATCCATCCCGCCAACGTCGACTACGGGGCCTTCGCCGAGGTTCACTGGGTGGCCCCGGCCGAAGCGGTCTGGGCCTGCCGTCAGCTGGCCCGCCGCCACTACGCGTCCGGCGGCTGGAGCGTCGGTGCCGTCGCCCTCGTCGCCGGATGGGTCGCCCGTACGTTCTCCGACGGGACCCGGGTCGCCGCAATCTTCCCTGACGGCCCGCACCGCTACCTGGAGACCGTCTACAACGACGCCTGGTGCGACGAACACGGACTCCTCGGCCAGGAGCCGCCGCTGGAGCCGGACGAGATCGCCGAGCCCGACGAGTGCGTGGTGACCGGCTGGACGCGGTGCAACAAGGTCCGCGATCCGCTGGGCCGCACTCCCGCCGCCGACCGTTCAGAGGCAGGTGTCCGATGA
- a CDS encoding MDR family MFS transporter — MRGGGLRVQVASFDRPAQLLMVNQFAINLGFYMLMPYLADHLAHGLGLAAWAVGLVLGIRNLSQQGMFLIGGTLADRYGCKPMILTGCALRTVAFGLLAFADTLPALIAASALTGLAGALFNPAVRAYLAADAGEERRVEAFAAFNVFYQAGVLIGPLAGLALLTWDFSAVCAVSALIFGALAVLQARALPTRAPADRGAEPAWRAVASDWRAIAANRPFLLFAAAMSGSYVLAFQVYLALPLRARELFGDRTGLVTGAVFAVSALAALSGQLKLTAWAKRNLSGPRAIVYGLVVMGVAFLPLLPGPYDGAAGLAAGVLTLVLCAALLAWGGSLLYPFEMDTVVRLSGDRLVATYYGAYSTASGIAISLGNLAVGALFDTGVRWLPWAALAATGLGCAGLVTRLHRTGHLAPRPVAVPG; from the coding sequence ATGAGGGGCGGGGGCCTGCGGGTCCAGGTGGCCTCCTTCGACCGCCCGGCGCAGTTGTTGATGGTCAACCAGTTCGCCATCAACCTCGGCTTCTACATGCTCATGCCCTACCTCGCCGACCACCTCGCCCATGGCCTCGGCCTCGCGGCCTGGGCGGTCGGCCTGGTCCTCGGTATCCGCAACCTCTCCCAGCAGGGCATGTTCCTCATCGGGGGCACCCTCGCCGACCGCTACGGCTGCAAGCCGATGATCCTGACCGGCTGCGCCCTGCGCACGGTCGCCTTCGGGCTGCTCGCGTTCGCGGACACGCTGCCCGCGCTGATCGCGGCATCGGCTCTGACCGGCCTGGCGGGCGCGCTGTTCAACCCGGCCGTACGCGCCTACCTCGCCGCCGACGCGGGAGAGGAACGTCGCGTCGAAGCCTTCGCCGCGTTCAACGTCTTCTATCAGGCGGGCGTCCTCATCGGCCCGCTCGCCGGCCTCGCGCTGCTGACCTGGGACTTCAGCGCCGTGTGCGCCGTCTCGGCGCTCATCTTCGGAGCTCTGGCCGTGCTTCAGGCCCGTGCCCTGCCCACGCGCGCGCCGGCCGATCGGGGCGCCGAGCCCGCCTGGCGCGCGGTGGCCTCCGACTGGCGCGCCATCGCCGCCAACCGTCCCTTCCTCCTCTTCGCCGCCGCGATGAGCGGCTCGTACGTCCTGGCGTTCCAGGTCTATCTCGCCCTGCCGCTCCGGGCCCGCGAACTCTTCGGTGACCGGACCGGCTTGGTGACGGGCGCGGTCTTCGCCGTCTCGGCGCTGGCCGCCCTGTCGGGGCAGCTGAAGCTGACCGCGTGGGCGAAGCGGAACCTGTCCGGGCCGCGGGCCATCGTGTACGGGTTGGTGGTGATGGGGGTCGCCTTCCTGCCGCTGCTGCCCGGGCCTTATGACGGAGCGGCGGGCCTTGCGGCGGGAGTGCTCACCCTCGTCCTGTGTGCGGCGCTGCTGGCCTGGGGCGGGTCGCTGCTCTACCCGTTCGAGATGGACACCGTGGTCCGGCTGTCCGGGGACCGGCTCGTCGCGACCTACTACGGCGCGTACAGCACCGCGTCCGGCATCGCGATCTCGTTGGGGAACCTGGCGGTCGGAGCGCTCTTCGACACCGGGGTGCGCTGGCTGCCGTGGGCGGCTCTCGCCGCCACGGGGCTGGGCTGCGCGGGACTCGTGACGCGCTTGCACCGTACGGGACATCTCGCGCCGCGTCCGGTCGCGGTGCCGGGGTGA
- a CDS encoding ArsR/SmtB family transcription factor, with protein MGHGADAKITATARERLETVGATDVAATLQALATPSRLRILARLQEGPCAATELADAVGMEQSACSHQLRLLRNLGLVTGERRGRSVIYALYDNHVAELLEQALFHVEHLRLGLRDAPAAATAEAAL; from the coding sequence ATGGGCCATGGAGCTGACGCCAAGATCACCGCCACTGCGCGCGAGCGCCTGGAAACCGTGGGCGCCACCGATGTGGCAGCCACGCTCCAGGCCCTCGCGACCCCCTCCCGGCTGCGCATCCTGGCCAGGCTCCAGGAAGGCCCGTGCGCGGCGACCGAGCTCGCCGATGCCGTCGGCATGGAGCAGTCGGCCTGCTCCCACCAGCTGCGCCTGCTGCGCAACCTCGGCCTGGTCACCGGCGAGCGCCGGGGCCGCTCGGTCATCTACGCGCTGTACGACAACCACGTGGCCGAACTGCTCGAACAGGCCCTCTTCCACGTCGAGCACCTGCGTCTCGGCCTGCGTGACGCCCCGGCCGCCGCCACGGCCGAAGCCGCCCTGTAG
- a CDS encoding heavy metal translocating P-type ATPase → MTSTLTSPSVDRGPALPEDGAPRRRTRVFTLPEVRWAAAATVLFLLALPLQLAGAPAWVWGSLYALSYATGGWEPGWEGLKALKDKTLDVDLLMIVAALGAASIGQVMDGALLIVIFATSGALEALATARTADSVRGLLDLAPATATRLDAEGGEVSVPVEKLAVGDTILVRPGERVGADGRVLDGASDVDQATITGEPLPVTKEPGDEVFAGTLNGTGALRVRVERDASDSVIARIVRMVEEASETKAPTQLFIEKVEQRYSLGMVAATLAVFLVPLALGAALTGSLLRAMTFMIVASPCAVVLATMPPLLSAIANAGRHGVLVKSAVVMERLGQVDAVALDKTGTLTEGTPRVTDIRPLSGSGRESELLALAAAAEHPSEHPLARAIVDAARERDLVLTVAENFDSTPGVGVTATVDGRVIAVGAPARLLQGEPDATAARALVLAGELEDGGRTAVLVEADGVPVGVLGIADRLRPDAAATVASLTALTGTAPVLLTGDNRRAAARLAAEVGIDDARAGLLPQHKVSAIKELEGAGRKVLIVGDGVNDAPALAAAHTGVAMGRAGSDLALETADAVIVRDELATVPAVIALSRRARKLVVQNLVIAGVFITGLVIWDLAGTLPLPLGVLGHEGSTVIVGLNGLRLLRDAAWKRAASEGTR, encoded by the coding sequence ATGACCTCCACCCTCACTTCGCCATCGGTCGACCGCGGCCCGGCCCTGCCCGAAGACGGTGCGCCCCGGCGGCGTACCCGGGTCTTCACGCTGCCCGAGGTGCGCTGGGCCGCGGCTGCCACCGTCCTCTTCCTGCTCGCGCTTCCCTTGCAGTTGGCCGGCGCCCCGGCGTGGGTTTGGGGGTCGCTGTACGCGCTGTCGTACGCCACCGGCGGATGGGAACCCGGCTGGGAGGGCCTGAAGGCGCTCAAGGACAAGACCCTCGACGTCGACCTGCTGATGATCGTCGCCGCGCTCGGGGCGGCCTCGATCGGCCAGGTGATGGACGGGGCGCTGCTGATCGTCATCTTCGCGACCTCGGGCGCGCTGGAGGCGCTGGCCACGGCCCGCACCGCCGATTCGGTACGCGGTCTGCTCGACCTGGCACCCGCCACCGCCACCCGCCTCGACGCCGAAGGCGGAGAAGTGAGCGTGCCCGTCGAGAAGCTGGCGGTCGGCGACACGATCCTCGTACGCCCCGGCGAGCGCGTCGGGGCCGACGGCCGGGTATTGGACGGCGCGAGCGACGTGGACCAGGCGACCATCACCGGTGAGCCGCTGCCCGTGACGAAGGAGCCGGGGGACGAGGTGTTCGCGGGCACCCTCAACGGCACCGGAGCCCTGCGCGTCCGCGTCGAGCGCGACGCCTCCGACTCGGTCATCGCCCGGATCGTGCGCATGGTGGAGGAGGCGTCCGAGACCAAGGCGCCCACCCAGCTGTTCATCGAGAAGGTCGAACAGCGCTACTCGCTCGGAATGGTGGCGGCGACCCTCGCCGTGTTCCTCGTCCCGCTCGCCCTCGGTGCGGCGCTGACCGGCTCCTTGCTGCGGGCCATGACCTTCATGATCGTGGCCTCGCCGTGCGCGGTGGTGCTGGCCACCATGCCGCCGCTGCTGTCCGCGATCGCCAACGCCGGGCGGCACGGTGTGCTGGTCAAGTCCGCCGTGGTGATGGAGCGCCTCGGGCAGGTCGACGCGGTCGCGCTCGACAAGACGGGGACGCTGACCGAGGGCACTCCGCGGGTCACCGACATCCGGCCGCTGTCTGGATCCGGTCGGGAGAGCGAGTTGTTGGCGCTCGCGGCGGCGGCCGAGCACCCCAGCGAGCACCCGCTGGCCCGAGCCATCGTGGACGCCGCTCGTGAGCGCGACTTGGTGCTGACCGTGGCGGAGAACTTCGACTCCACTCCGGGCGTGGGAGTGACGGCTACCGTGGACGGGCGCGTGATCGCGGTCGGGGCCCCTGCCCGACTGCTCCAAGGAGAGCCCGATGCGACCGCCGCACGCGCGCTGGTCCTGGCGGGCGAGCTGGAAGACGGCGGGCGTACCGCGGTCCTCGTCGAGGCGGACGGCGTCCCGGTCGGAGTCCTGGGGATCGCCGACCGCCTGCGCCCGGATGCCGCCGCCACCGTCGCTTCCCTCACCGCACTCACCGGCACCGCACCCGTGCTGCTGACCGGCGACAACCGTCGGGCCGCAGCACGCCTGGCCGCCGAGGTCGGAATCGACGACGCACGGGCCGGTCTCCTCCCGCAGCACAAGGTGAGCGCCATCAAGGAACTGGAAGGCGCGGGCCGCAAGGTCCTGATCGTCGGGGACGGCGTCAACGACGCCCCCGCCCTGGCCGCCGCCCACACCGGCGTCGCGATGGGCAGGGCGGGCTCCGACCTCGCCCTGGAGACCGCCGACGCGGTGATCGTCCGCGACGAACTCGCCACTGTCCCCGCCGTGATCGCCCTCTCCCGCCGCGCGCGGAAGCTGGTCGTCCAGAACCTCGTGATCGCCGGAGTGTTCATCACCGGCCTCGTCATCTGGGACCTGGCCGGCACCCTGCCCCTGCCGCTCGGCGTTCTGGGCCACGAGGGCTCCACGGTGATCGTCGGCCTGAACGGCCTGCGTCTGCTGCGTGACGCCGCCTGGAAGCGGGCCGCGTCGGAGGGCACCCGATGA
- a CDS encoding (2Fe-2S) ferredoxin domain-containing protein yields the protein MSRRRTSGAAPSAGAPQCMVTVCRGCCCGTPKVPGLDHAAQLSSLKTELDGVARVRAVNCLDACEQANVIVVQPSPAGRAAGGAPVWLGLVNDPDAMADIAAWIRAGGPGLADPPDILDLYAFGPSRRVRRTLEA from the coding sequence ATGAGCCGCCGCCGCACAAGCGGTGCCGCGCCCTCGGCCGGTGCGCCGCAGTGCATGGTCACCGTCTGCCGGGGCTGCTGCTGCGGTACCCCGAAGGTCCCCGGCCTCGATCACGCTGCCCAGCTGTCGTCGCTGAAGACGGAGTTGGACGGGGTCGCGCGCGTCCGGGCCGTGAACTGCCTGGATGCCTGCGAACAGGCCAACGTCATCGTCGTCCAGCCCTCACCGGCCGGACGCGCCGCAGGCGGGGCACCCGTCTGGCTCGGCCTGGTTAACGACCCCGACGCGATGGCCGACATCGCCGCCTGGATACGTGCCGGAGGACCGGGTCTCGCCGACCCGCCCGACATCCTCGACCTGTACGCGTTCGGCCCGTCCCGGCGCGTACGTCGAACCCTCGAAGCCTGA
- a CDS encoding MFS transporter encodes MLSVLRNRAYRHLFTAQVIALVGTGLATVALGLLAYDIAGADAGSVLGTALAIKMVAYVAIAPAIGAIADRLPRRALMVGADLTRAGVALMLPFVDQVWQVYVLIFLLQAASAAFTPTFQAVIPDVLPAERDYTQALSLSRLAYDLESLFSPALAAALLSLITYNWLFLGTVVGFLASAALVVSAVLPKPVATTTPRSGSVYAKATAGTRIFFATPQLRALLALNLAVAAASAMVTVNSVVYVRDHLDRSATDVSLALGAYGAGSMLVALLLPRLLDRVSDRVVMLSGALLLTVVFAGLGAITTAGSGGWRWGALLATWAAFGAACSMVLTPTGRLIRRAAPPEERTSAFAAQFSLSHSCWLLTYPLAGWLGAAAGLQSAVLALGMIALFAALLAVRLWPSHAPTTVEHVHEHGDLGEGHPHIVDAHRVPAGWRHSHDYLPDSLHAHQ; translated from the coding sequence GTGCTCTCCGTACTGCGCAACCGCGCCTACCGCCACCTCTTCACCGCCCAGGTCATCGCCCTGGTCGGCACGGGCCTGGCCACAGTGGCCCTCGGCTTGCTGGCGTACGACATCGCGGGCGCCGATGCCGGATCGGTCCTCGGCACCGCGCTGGCGATCAAGATGGTGGCCTACGTGGCGATCGCCCCGGCCATCGGCGCGATCGCCGACCGGCTGCCCCGCCGCGCACTCATGGTCGGCGCCGACCTCACCCGGGCCGGGGTGGCGCTGATGCTCCCGTTCGTGGACCAGGTCTGGCAGGTCTACGTCCTGATCTTCCTGCTCCAGGCGGCGTCGGCCGCGTTCACACCGACGTTCCAGGCCGTCATCCCCGATGTGCTGCCCGCCGAGCGCGACTACACCCAGGCGCTGTCGCTGTCCCGCCTCGCCTATGACCTGGAGAGCCTGTTCAGCCCGGCCCTGGCCGCCGCACTGCTCTCGCTGATCACGTACAACTGGCTGTTCTTGGGGACGGTGGTCGGCTTCCTCGCCTCGGCCGCCCTGGTGGTCTCCGCCGTACTGCCCAAGCCGGTCGCCACCACCACGCCACGAAGTGGCAGCGTGTACGCCAAAGCCACTGCGGGCACCCGCATCTTCTTCGCCACGCCGCAACTGCGCGCCCTGCTCGCCCTCAACCTCGCGGTGGCCGCCGCAAGCGCGATGGTCACGGTCAACAGCGTGGTCTACGTCCGCGACCACCTCGACCGCAGTGCCACCGACGTCTCCCTCGCACTCGGCGCGTACGGCGCGGGCTCGATGCTCGTCGCGCTGCTGCTGCCTCGGCTGCTCGACCGGGTCTCGGACCGTGTGGTGATGCTGAGCGGGGCGCTGCTGCTCACCGTGGTCTTCGCCGGGCTCGGCGCCATCACGACTGCCGGGAGCGGCGGTTGGCGGTGGGGCGCGCTGCTCGCCACCTGGGCCGCCTTCGGCGCCGCCTGCTCGATGGTGCTCACGCCGACCGGGCGGCTGATCCGCCGCGCGGCGCCGCCCGAGGAGCGTACGTCCGCGTTCGCCGCGCAGTTCTCCCTCTCCCACAGTTGCTGGCTGCTGACGTACCCGCTCGCCGGCTGGCTCGGCGCGGCAGCCGGACTCCAGTCGGCCGTGCTCGCACTGGGCATGATCGCCCTGTTCGCCGCCCTGCTCGCGGTGCGACTGTGGCCGTCACACGCCCCGACGACCGTCGAGCACGTACACGAGCACGGCGATCTCGGCGAAGGGCATCCGCACATCGTCGACGCTCATCGGGTTCCGGCCGGTTGGCGGCACAGCCACGACTATCTGCCCGACAGCCTGCACGCCCACCAGTAG
- a CDS encoding ArsR/SmtB family transcription factor translates to MPVREPLPPASDTHLRAPDSERLAAATGVFSMLSDATRLHLLWLLAQEESDVGSLAENCEASRTAVSQHLAKLRLAGLVETRREGRHVYYSLSDGHLRRLVMEALSHADHRVSGKAPHD, encoded by the coding sequence ATGCCTGTTCGCGAACCCCTGCCACCTGCGTCCGATACGCATCTGCGTGCCCCGGACAGCGAGCGCCTCGCGGCGGCGACCGGCGTGTTCTCGATGCTGTCCGACGCGACCCGACTGCACCTGCTGTGGCTGCTCGCCCAAGAGGAGTCGGATGTCGGCTCGCTGGCCGAGAACTGCGAGGCGTCGCGGACAGCGGTCAGTCAGCATCTGGCGAAGCTGCGGCTCGCGGGGCTGGTGGAGACACGCCGTGAAGGGCGGCACGTTTACTACAGCCTGAGCGACGGACACCTGCGCCGGCTCGTCATGGAGGCCCTCAGTCACGCGGATCACCGCGTGAGCGGCAAGGCTCCGCACGACTGA
- a CDS encoding DUF1775 domain-containing protein: MSPIKTHGTARRLTIATTTAVTALLLTAGPAAAHVEVESEKAQALAENVELSFDAESESNSAGITELRVVLPEGIAPADVTYGEGPKGWKFTANDDGYTVKGPAVKTGENAKYSVVAKQLPDAEELAFKTLQTYSDGHTDRWIELGDGSEEPAPVLKLKAAAGGSKAAGPSPSETASEAPSASASPAAEEASASPAAEAKKDDDGGLSAGAWVGIGAAVLVALLAVGYAVRRRSGAQR; this comes from the coding sequence ATGTCCCCCATCAAGACCCACGGCACCGCACGGCGCCTGACCATCGCCACCACCACGGCCGTCACCGCGCTTCTCCTCACGGCCGGCCCCGCCGCCGCCCACGTGGAGGTCGAGTCGGAGAAGGCCCAGGCTCTCGCCGAGAACGTAGAGCTCTCCTTCGATGCCGAGTCGGAGTCCAACTCGGCCGGGATCACCGAGCTGCGTGTGGTCCTGCCCGAGGGCATCGCGCCCGCCGACGTGACGTACGGCGAAGGCCCCAAGGGCTGGAAGTTCACGGCGAACGACGACGGCTACACGGTCAAGGGCCCGGCCGTGAAGACCGGGGAGAACGCAAAGTACTCGGTCGTTGCGAAGCAGTTGCCGGACGCCGAGGAACTGGCGTTCAAGACGCTGCAGACCTACAGCGACGGTCACACCGACCGCTGGATCGAGCTCGGCGACGGCAGCGAGGAACCGGCGCCGGTGCTCAAGCTGAAGGCCGCCGCGGGTGGCTCGAAGGCGGCCGGCCCGTCCCCGAGCGAGACCGCGTCCGAGGCCCCGTCGGCGTCCGCTTCTCCGGCGGCCGAGGAGGCTTCTGCCTCACCCGCCGCCGAGGCGAAGAAGGACGATGACGGCGGGTTGTCGGCAGGTGCCTGGGTGGGTATCGGCGCGGCGGTCCTGGTCGCGCTGCTGGCGGTGGGCTACGCCGTACGACGCCGGTCGGGCGCACAGCGGTAG
- a CDS encoding DUF418 domain-containing protein: protein MTPGAGVVVRSEEAPVPGTRFSSYLTSSTGRLIGLDVARGLAVFGMYAAHVGPEPTVGGAQGWLMEVARGRPATLFALLAGFSLVILTGRPEPKTGREGRQAMGRVLIRSAVLIGLGFALTTLDTPVDVILAAYGMLFVLALPLNRLPAGTLAVIAAATALVMPPVLYLLQVATEDGSWSDTVIALDPLARITGSDGFVELFVTGEYPVLTWFPFIMAGMVVARLDLTRPRVLGKVAVTGGALAVLGYGGSWLALRLVPGAQSAVAAATDGGSAASAWWSDTVGDPTAFTPYWLLVAAPHSQTTWSIVGNTGVALAVLALCFIATSRAALVRRPTSPIAAVGSIALTAYVGHIVAIWALGIDHLPDSAALPVLLGFIAVTTLLALAWTYGFRRGPLEYLMHAATTPARLIT, encoded by the coding sequence ATGACGCCGGGAGCAGGAGTGGTCGTTCGGTCTGAGGAGGCGCCCGTGCCGGGAACACGCTTCTCCTCTTATCTGACGTCCTCCACGGGGCGGCTGATCGGCCTTGACGTGGCTCGCGGTCTGGCGGTGTTCGGTATGTATGCCGCCCATGTGGGTCCCGAGCCGACGGTAGGCGGTGCTCAGGGCTGGCTGATGGAAGTGGCTCGCGGCCGCCCCGCCACCCTGTTTGCTCTGCTCGCCGGATTTTCCCTCGTCATCCTCACTGGGAGGCCGGAACCGAAGACCGGCCGCGAGGGGCGGCAGGCCATGGGCCGTGTGCTCATTCGCTCAGCGGTTCTGATCGGCCTGGGGTTCGCTCTGACAACCCTCGACACCCCGGTCGATGTGATCCTCGCTGCCTACGGGATGCTTTTCGTCCTGGCACTCCCGCTGAACCGGCTTCCGGCGGGCACCCTGGCGGTCATCGCCGCGGCGACCGCCCTGGTGATGCCACCGGTTCTGTACCTCTTGCAGGTCGCGACAGAGGACGGGAGCTGGTCGGACACCGTGATCGCCCTTGATCCGCTTGCGCGGATCACAGGCTCCGACGGGTTCGTCGAGCTGTTCGTGACCGGTGAGTACCCCGTGCTGACCTGGTTCCCCTTCATCATGGCGGGCATGGTCGTGGCCAGGCTCGACCTCACCCGGCCCCGGGTTCTCGGCAAAGTCGCCGTCACGGGGGGCGCGCTGGCCGTGCTCGGCTACGGCGGCTCCTGGCTGGCCCTGCGCCTGGTCCCGGGCGCCCAGTCCGCCGTGGCGGCGGCGACGGACGGTGGTTCGGCCGCGTCCGCCTGGTGGTCCGACACCGTGGGCGATCCCACCGCCTTCACTCCGTACTGGCTGCTGGTGGCCGCGCCGCACAGCCAGACGACCTGGTCCATCGTCGGCAACACCGGCGTCGCCCTCGCCGTCCTGGCCCTCTGCTTCATCGCCACGTCCCGGGCCGCGCTCGTTCGCCGACCGACCAGCCCCATCGCGGCGGTCGGCTCCATCGCCCTGACCGCCTACGTCGGCCACATCGTGGCGATCTGGGCCCTGGGTATCGACCACCTTCCCGACTCTGCCGCTCTGCCGGTGCTCTTGGGCTTCATCGCGGTGACCACGCTGCTTGCACTGGCCTGGACGTATGGATTCCGGCGCGGACCGCTCGAGTACCTGATGCACGCCGCCACAACACCGGCTCGCCTGATCACCTGA
- a CDS encoding histidine phosphatase family protein: MTVRLTLCATTADHSRETVFGDGSPNEYSLRDVDIVAAALRPNTVILHAPSTRCAQTAAALGRESVPELALRDIDYGTWHGRTVGDVAVADPYGLSAWLTDPDAAPHGGESVRQLCLRTQRWLHSLTPGSARILVIAEPAAVRALLVNAMSVPATAFWHLFLHTSTPVPLAWHDGGWNVEPRSAAVIRSREPAERSTCQAPRWRRY, translated from the coding sequence ATGACGGTTCGTCTGACGCTGTGCGCGACCACCGCAGACCACAGTAGGGAAACCGTGTTCGGCGACGGCTCCCCGAACGAGTACAGCCTGCGCGACGTGGATATCGTCGCGGCGGCACTGCGCCCGAACACGGTGATCCTCCACGCACCCTCGACCCGCTGTGCGCAGACCGCTGCCGCCCTCGGACGGGAATCAGTCCCCGAGCTCGCGCTGCGTGACATCGACTACGGCACATGGCACGGCCGCACCGTCGGCGACGTCGCCGTCGCCGACCCGTACGGCCTCAGCGCATGGCTCACGGACCCCGACGCCGCGCCGCACGGAGGCGAGTCCGTACGGCAGCTCTGCCTACGGACGCAGCGCTGGCTGCACAGCCTGACGCCCGGCAGCGCTCGGATACTGGTCATCGCCGAACCCGCTGCGGTCCGTGCCCTGCTCGTCAACGCGATGTCCGTACCGGCGACCGCCTTCTGGCACCTCTTCTTGCACACCTCCACCCCGGTACCCCTCGCGTGGCACGACGGCGGCTGGAACGTCGAGCCCAGGAGCGCCGCAGTCATCAGGAGCAGAGAGCCTGCCGAGCGGTCCACATGCCAGGCCCCGCGTTGGCGGAGGTATTGA